ATCTAAATGCAAGTCTAAAAATTCTATTTTTCCATTATTTAATTTAGCAGTAGTAAAAAATCCATCTCCAAAATGTAAACCTCTATTATTTAAAGAAATCTTTTTATGGGGCACGCCATTTAACCAATACATTTTATACCAAAATATTAAATTAATGATATTATAACTTATATGTATTTTGATTATCTAAAAATAAATAATATGAATCAGTATTTATCATTTTAGTAACATCTTCATACTGCAAAGCAACCAAATATTATTAGCAATAATAATATTATAACAGTATCTTTATCATTCAAATAAAAACAATACACCATATAACAACTTCTACGTATATCAAGATTATTTATAATAACTTATATATAAGTATAGACTAAAAAATCTACGTAATTACAAAGAGTTATTTATAAATTTAAAATTTATACAACTATATATTTTATATACTATATATTTACATGTTCTTTGTCAATTAAACATTAAAAATACCAAATTAATCAGTAATAACATTATTTTGATCATTATTACTTATAAAATCAATTGCTGCTTGTACAGTTGTAATTTTTTCAGCTGCTTCATCCGAAATTTCAATATCAAACTCCTCCTCTAAAGCCATAACTAATTCAACAGTATCAAGAGAATCAGCGCCAAGATCATTTACAAATGAAGCATGATTAACTACTTCTTCTATTTTTACCCCTAATTGTTCAGCAACTATTTTTTTAACTTTTTCTTCTATAGTACTCATGTCTTTACTTTCCTATCAAAATAAATAGTTTTGCATCAAAATACAATACTATATTATCTATGTATCATTAAGATGATATTAAATTTTCTGTGCAATTAATAATACTACTACGTATATTTACCCCATATACATTCCTCCATTAATATGAATAGTTTGTCCAGTAATATATTTTGCGGCATCAGAAGCAAAAAAAATCACCGTAAAAGCTACATCCTGTGGATCCCCAAATTTCTTAACAGGTATTTTTAATAAAATATCATTTTTTTGTTTATCAGTTAATTTATTTACCATATCTGTGCAAATAAATCCTGGTGCTACTAAGTTTACTGTAATCCCTCGAGAAGCAATTTCACGAGCTAAAGATCTAGTGAAACCAATTAATCCTGATTTAGCAGCAGAATAATTAACCTGACCTGAATTACCTGTAAAACCGACCACAGAACTAATACTAATAATCCTACCATAACGTTTTTTAATCATAGATTTTATCACTGCTTTAGACATACGATAAGCAGCAATTAAATTAACATCAATTACAGAATGCCATTCATCATCTTTCATATGTAATAAAAGGTTGTCCTTAGTAATACCAGCATTATTTATTAATATATCAACACTACCAAATTCTCTATATATCTGTTCTAAACCAGTATTAATAGAATATTGTTCGGTAACATCAAGCCTAATACCTTTGCCATTCTTTCCTAAAAAAATATTAATATCCTCTACACCCGATGCATTAGTTGCTGTACCTACTACAGTTGCTCCGTGTTCTGCAAACATTTCAATAATAGCGCGACCAATCCCACGTCTTGCGCCAGTTACCAAAACAATTTTGTCGCTAAAATTCATCAAAAATAACACTCCTATACTGATATTTACATATCAACAATTAATTTTATAGATTTTTTTAAAGAACACATACTATTTACCGATATGCTCAACACATTACTAACTAAATTTTTTAATAATTTAGTTAAAATATTTCCGGGTCCTATTTCTACAAAATGACTAATCTTTTTTTTATCCATACAATACCGTATTATTTCATACCAACGCACCGGAGTATATAATTGTCGTATTAACGATTCTCGAATTATATCAGGATCCCATACAATACGCACATCAGTATTATTTATCACTGGTATAGTAGGGGGGTTAATAACAATATTTTTTAATATGTTTGAAAACTTATGAATCATGGGTTTCATTAACGCACAATGTGAAGGAACACTAATAGGGAGTATAAACACATGTTTCGCTCCAGCATTTTTACACAAGTTATTAACGCTATCTACTGCTTCTTTATCACCAGAAATAACTACATACCCAGGCGCATTAAAACCTGCAGGAGATACAACTTGCCCTGTTTTTTCTACTTCATTACATAGTTCACAAATAATTTCATCATGCAACCCAATAATCACTGACATAGCCCCTTTCCCATAAGGAACCAATTCCTGCATTAAAGCCCCACGCATCTCTACTAATTTGACTGCAGAACGTAATTCTATACTTTCTGAGCATACTAAAGCAGTGTATTCCCCTAAACTATGACCAGCCATAATACTTGGCATACAACCACCAATTTGAGACCATATTTTCCACACTGCTACTGAAGCCGTTAAAATAGCTGGTTGCGCCTTATAAGTTTTGTTTAGCTCTGAAACAGGTCCATATTGAATTAATCTCCATAAGTCATACCCCAACTCCTCTGATGCTTCAAAGAATATTTTTTTTACTATAGAATAATGCAACGATAAATCTTTTAACATACCGACTTTTTGAGATGCTTGACCTGGAAATATTACAGCTAATGTATTACTATTCATAATGCCGTTTAATCCTATATATAACTAATAGTCAAAATCTTAATAATACAGAACCCCAAGTAAAACCAGCGCCAAATGCTTCCAATAATACCAATTGATCCGGCTTAATTCGACCATCACGTACAGATGCGTCTAATGCCAAAGGTACAGACGCTGCAGATGTGTTACCATGTCTATCGAGAGTAACAATTACCTTTTTCATATCTATACTTAATTTCTTAGCAACTGCAGAAATAATTCTTAGATTAGCTTGATGTGGGATCAGCCAATCTAATTCGTCTTGACATAAATTATTCACATCAAGAGCCTCATTAATAACACGCGTTACAATAGATACAGCCATCTTAAATACTTTATTGCCAGACATTTTTAAATAATTATCAGACATAGAAGAACTATATCTATTATAATTAGATAAAGTTAATAAATTCCCATAATAACCGTCCGCATGCAAATGCGTAGAAATAATTCCCGGAGTTTTTGATCTTCCAAGTATCACAGCTCCTGCTCCATCTCCAAATAAAATTAATGTTCCTCTATCCGTAGGATCTAAAGTATGACTTAATATATCTGAACCAACAACTAAAGCATATTCTACATTTCCATGTTTAACATACTGATTTGCTATATCTAAAGCATACACAAATCCAGAGCAAGCTGCAGACAAATCAAAAGCAATAGTATCTTTTATACGTAAATCACGTTGAATTTGGCACGCAGAACTTGGAAAAGCATGACTAGAAGTAGTAGTTGCAACAATAATAATACCTACTTTCTCAGCATGAAGACAAGACATTTCTAAAGCTTTTTTAGCAGCAAAATACCCCATTTTAGCAACAGTTTCATTTGCATTGGAAATATGACGCTCCTGAATACCAGTGCGCGCAACAATCCACTCATGCGATGTATTAATCATCTTTTCTAATAAAGCATTAGATCTAATATATTTTGGTAAATAACTACCTGTTCCAAATATTCTAGTAAACATGTATTGTTTTAACTATCTTTTTTAGACAGCACTGTTCTTAATCGCGTAAAAATTTTTTCTGGTACTCTACACTCTATAGAATGAATCGCTTGTTTAATCGCAGAAACAAATGCGCGTCGATTAGCTGCTCCATGACTTTTTATCACTGTGCTCTTTAAACCCACTAAATGCGCACCGTTATACCAATCAGGATGTAATCTACTAAATTTATTAAAAAAATATTTATTTAATAAAAATCTAATCAGCTTAGTAAACCAACGCAATTTATTATATTGCTTACCAGATAATTTCATAGTTGATAAAATAATGCGTATTACCCCTTCCATAGTTTTCAAAGTAATATTTCCTGAGAATCCATCACATACTAAAACATCTGATTTTCCCATAAGAAGGTCATTTGCTTCTATATAACCAATATAACGAATCAACGGGATATTATGTAATATTTTGGAAGCATAACGAATATTATCTAAACCTTTAGTTTCTTCTGATCCAATATTTAATAGTGCTACTCTAGGATTATTAATGCCTAAAATCTGTTCTGATAACACTGATCCCATAATTGCAAACTGCACCAACATTTCCCCATTACACACAATGTTAGCACCTAAATCTAATATAACGGTTTTACCTGTTTCACTATATGGTAGCAGTGTCGTTAAAGCAGGGCGCTCAATACCATCTATAGATTTAAGTATTAATTTAGATAAACCCATAAGAGCGCCTGTATTACCGGCGCTTACGCAAGCGTCTGCATGGCCAGAACTAATAAGCTCTAAGGCAACACGCATTGATGTATTTCTACTAATCCTAATAGCATGACCAGGTCTAATATTAGAGCTAATAACTGAATCAGTTGGAACCACAGTAAGTCTGTTAATACGAGATAACTTATTGTATTCCGATAAAATAGGCATAATCACTGCAGGCGTTCCAACAAGCAACAACTTAAGCGTAGGATGCAAAGATAATGCTTCTAAAGCTGCTGGCACAGTGACAGTGGGACCGAAATCGCCACCCATCGCATCTAATGCGAGTACTAAATTTTTAGATTGCACACTATTACTACCATTATCATCATTACTCAAAAAATTATTTCTCCATCACTTTTTTTCCACGATAAAATCCATCACAAGATATATGATGACGTTTATGAGTTTTACCAGAGACACAATCTACTGATATAGATGCGAGCTTCAACGCATGATGCGCCCTGCGCTTCCCTCTAGTAGCACGAGTTGATTTATTTTTCTGTACTGCCATGTTTTTGCGCCTCCCCTATTTTCCATATTTCTAGGCAATAACCTTAATAAACTTAATAACATTAATAAAATCATTATATTCACATGCTAATATACCACGAACTAATGGCTATATATTATAAATCTTGGAAAAATAAATATAACGCATTATCTATCTAATACTAATTGTTTAAAATTTAAAATGATATATCTATAAAAATTTGTTGAATGTACCAACATTATAGCAACTCAACAAAAAATTAATTTTATCCATCATAGAAATACTCAAAAAATAATATTTTTAATTAATCGAATTTAGAAGCTCTTTACATAAAGAGATTATCTATAACTATCAGCACTTATTCAACACCTTTTCAAGATATTATATTGTTGTAGATAATCCATATAATTAAATACCAACATAACTAATTTAAATAAAATTAATCTTTACTTTAAATAAAGTTTTTAATATACAAACCATATATAAAACTTATATATAAACACATATCTTAACAATCAATATACTATATATCCTAAACATAATTTATTTAACATTCTAAACTTCAACCATCAACAAAAGTCAATTACGATTAATACACAATACATACTCTAATGAACATAATTGCATTATTTAATTATTAAAAATTAATATATAATCATAATATCAAAATATTATTTAATCGTATACTATACGAATTTTCTAAACATTAAATATATAATAAATGTATAAAATCAATAATAATACCTTCAAATATTTAATATAAATAAATATTTAAAAATGATGTACCTATGAACTGATATTTCATTGTGAAATATTAAAGCTTTTCTAATACTTTTAATGCAGAAATATAACGAGTAGTAGCTAAATTTCTTAAAAAGAATAAACAATCATAAAATAATTGATCTAACGATGCTTGCACAAAAAAAAATTTTTTTGTATATGGATGTATAAAACATAACATATAAGCATGTAAAAATAATCTATTAAAACCAAACTGTTTAAATTTAATATCAAATTCATAATTTCCATAAATCTTGTCTCCTATTATAGGATGCTGTGCATATTGAGCGTGTACTCTAATTTGATGAGTACGTCCGGTAATAGGTCTAATATCTAAATAAGTTGCTGTATTAGCATACTTTTCTATTATCTGAAAATGAGTAGTGGCAATTTTACCATTCCTTGAAACTACACGCATTATCTTCTTATTAGAAGTATAAAAAACATTAGTTTTTAATAAAGATTTAGAGACTGTGCCTAAACTGGCATCCCATACACCATGTACTAAAGCTAAATATTTTTTTTCTATATTTTTTAGACGCAGTTGTTCATTTAAATACAACAAAAAAGTACGATTTTTAGCAACTAATAACACACCAGAAGTTTCTCTATCTAAACGATGCACTAATTCTAAAAATTGTGCTCTAGGACGCAACATACGTAACCCTTCAATTACTCCAAATTTAAGTCCGCTGCCTCCATGCACAGCAATACCAGCCGGTTTATTAATCGCTAAAAAACAATCATCTTCATAAATAATAAAACTTTCTAAAAATTTAATTTCTTCTAAAGATTGTATATTGCATTTATTGATGTTTATATTTTTTATAATAGGGATCTTTAATATATCTCCTATGCGTAATTTATAATAGAATTTGATTCTTTTTTTATTAACACGTACAACACCAGTTCTAATTATTCTATAAATCATAGATTTTGGCACTGTCTTTAAGTAACACAACAAAAAATTATCGACTCTTTGTCCAACAAAATTTACAGAAATTTTAATAAATTGTGCATGAATGTTACTCTCTTTCATAAGAAACCATAGAAATTACAGCAACGTTTTAATATAATAAGAGTATATAATAAATATCTAATTATAGAATATATAAAATTCAGTAAAATCTATTAAACAACACATATAAATTAATAATACTATTTGTATGTCTAATATATACATACTAATGTAAATAACATTTTACTATCCACTACAAGTGAGTATCTTATAATCTATAACTATAATAAAATTTTCTTTTAAGAACAAATTAACCTCAAAATAACAAACAATCATCATGCATTACAATAACAATAAATATTTTATTAAGAATCATAAACACATATATAAATGTGTAGCATATACTATTAATAATTTTACATTATCTATATAAAATATATGTATGTATTACTGTACAAAATAAAAACCTAATAAATATAAAATTATAAGCTACCAAAATAATTACAGTATACCAATCAAAAACGTATATCTATATTCCAAAACATCACACATTGAGCAAAAATTATCATGAAAAGAATGTTAATTAACGCTACTCAACATGAAGAACTAAGAGTAGCATTAGTAGATGGACAAAAATTATATGATCTAGATATAGAAACAATAGGTCATGAACAGAAAAAATCAAACATTTACAAAGGGATAATTACTCGTATTGAACCGAGTTTGGAAGCAGCATTTGTAGATTATGGAGTAGAAAAACACGGATTTTTACCTGTGAAAGAAATTGCTCGTGAATACTTCAATAATATATCATGTTCTTATAATAAAAATAATATCAAAGAAATATTATATGAAGGACAAGAATTAATTGTGCAAATAGATAAAGAAGAAAGAGGTAATAAAGGCGCAGCATTAACCACTTTTATCAGTTTAGCTGGTAGCTATTTAGTCCTTATGCCAAATAATCCTAAAGCTGGGGGCATATCAAGACGTATTGAAGGAAATGATCGTATTGAATTAAAAGAAATTCTATCGACTTTAGAATTACCAGAAGGAATGAGTCTAATTATTAGAACTGCTGGTATGGGAAAATCTACTGAAGCATTAGAATGGGATTTGACTTCCCGGTTAAAACATTGGCAAACTATTAAAAATACTGCTGCTACAAAATTAGCACCCTTTTTAATACATCAAGACAACAATGTAATTGTACGTGCATTTCGAGATTATTTACGGCCAGATATAGGTGAAATTTTAATTGATAATCCCAAAATTCTGAAATTAGCTAAGGAACATATGAACTCTTTAGGTAGACCAGATTTTGCTAAAAAAATAAAACTATATAACGGTGATATTCCTTTATTTAGTCATTATCAAATAGAGTCACAAATTGAGTCTGCATTTCAACGAGAAGTAAGATTACCATCTGGAGGATCTATTGTCATTGATACTACTGAAGCATTAACTGCAATTGATATAAATTCTTCTCGTTCTACTAAAGGAATAGATATTGAAGATACAGCTTTTAATACTAACTTAGAAGCTGCTGACGAAATAGCACGCCAACTACGCCTAAGAGACGTAGGGGGGTTAGTAGTAATAGATTTTATAGATATGACATTAATTAAACATCAAAAAGAAATTACAAATAATCTTAAACTTGCAGTACATCAAGATCGCGCGCGAATTCAAATAGGCCGTATCTCTAAATTTGGCCTATTAGAATTATCACGGCAAAGACTCAGCCCATCTCTAGGCGAGTCAAGTTACTATGTGTGTCCACGCTGCAATGGAATGGGTAACATACGAGATAATGAATCACTTTCTTTATCTATTTTACGTTTAATTGAAGAAGAATCATTAAAAGATAATACTTATGAAGTACACGCTATTGTACCTATAGCCATCGCTTCATATTTACTAAATGAAAAAAGAAAAGCTATCAATGATATTGAGCAACGCCAAAAAGGCGTACGTGCAATCATTGTGCCTAATGAATACATGCACACTCCAAATTATGAAGTAAGACGTATTCGAAAAGGCGAAACGATAACTAACAAACCTAGTTATTTGTTAGCTAAAACGTTCCAATATAACGATCAAATACTAATTCAGTCATCATCAACAACAATACAAAATAATAAAGCAACATCTACAAATCCTGATAACATACTATCGTTAAAGCAATCAAAAAACTCAACTCTATCAAGAGTCATATATATTATGATATATAATATACTATACTACAATAAATTACTATATTTATCGTATTATAAATACATAAGTAAAAATTTTTGGTTTAATATATTAAACAGTTGGTACATTTTTTTTAATAAACTCATAAAAAACTTCAATATACTTAAAAAGTATTTTTTTAAAACAATCAAAAAAAACACTAAATCCACACTTAAATATTTTTTTTATAAAAAATCAGCGTTTCAAACATTAGACAATATACATCATTATGATCAAGTAATACATGCAATAAAAAATAATACAATACAGCATAAAACATATAACATAAAAAATTTTATTAACATCAATAATCAAAAAAACAATACTATGTATTTAGCATACAACTGCAAAAGACGTGATAAAACTCATTTAATGTCTTGTCCACTGTATTCAAAAAATATTATTCATAAAAAAAATAATAAAACCCTTACTAATATTAAAAAATATAATAAACAATATCAATATACTGAACATCATAAAAACTTAAAAAAAACATGTTCAACACAATACAACATATATTTAAAATATAATAATTCTAAACACTCTAGAACACCTGCTCCGGGGTATACAACAGAAAAAAAATCCATTATGCACATCCAACAACCCCACAAAATAAAAAAACTATCCAAAAATATAAATCTATTCTCAAAAAAACTTATTGATTTATCTAAAAAAAACAACATCAAAGCTAATAATAACAATATTGTTATGCCTTCCCATTTTAAATTAAAGCCATTAGACATTACAAGTAATACGCATCAAAAAAATATCATACATAACAACAACTCACATACAAATAATAATAACCGATATTATAATAAGACAATATTCCACCAATTAAAAAATAATACTCATACACCAACAATAATGCGTTACTTCCGAATAAATTATAAAAATCAACTCCATCAACATAAAGACAAACAATATTTTAAAATTAAAAAACATAATAAATAAATAATTACATACTATTTTAGTACTGTACTCAATATTAAAAATGAATGTATTTTAATTATTTATACTAAATATGCTAACTAACTATTCTCATTTAAAATGCTGTGTAAAATTATATACAAAACAATATATATAAATATTCAAAAATCAATTATTTTTTTAATTAAATAATTCTATTATAGTTTCTAACAGATCAGCGCAAATACCTGCATTAATTTTAAATAAAACTTAATGTATATTATACAATCTGTCTTTAAAGACAGCTATAATAATATTGATATAATCCATAATATATATTGTATAATATACATCTATTAAATTCTTAATAAGAAAATTGTATGCATAAAATTCCAAAATTTCACTACTACTTCCTGCATCCAAAATTTTGGCTAATTTGGATAGGAATAGGAATACTATATGTTATAGTATCTTTGCCTTATTCTGTTATATATTATCTCGGAATTCGATTAGGACGAATGACGAAATATTTTTTATTACATCGTATGCATATAATTAAAAGAAATTTAGACCTCTGTTTCCCGAATTTATCTACCAAAGAAAAAAAAGATTTATTCAATAAAAACTGTGAATCGATAGGAATGGGAGTGTTAGAAACCGGTATGGCTTGGTTCTGGTCAGAACACAGAATTAAACGTTGGTTTAAAATTAAAGGATTAAAAAATATTACTCAAGCTAGAAAAAACAAAACCGGAATCTTATTAATAGGTATACACTTTCTTACGCTAGAATTAGGCGCAAGAATTTTAGGCACACTGAATCCAGGAATAGGCGTATATCGTCCTAATGACAACCCATTATTAGATTGGATACAAACTAAAGGAAGATTAAGATCTAATAAAAAAATGTTAATCTGCACCAATGTTACAGGTATGATTAAAGCCTTAAAAAATGGCGAAATAGTCTGGTACGCGCCAGACCACGACTATGGACGAAAAAACAGTGTTTTTGTACCATTATTTGCTGTACCAAAAGCAGCTAGTACTATAGGAACTTATATTCTGACTAAAATCGCAAAACCGGCGCTTATCCCGTTTATAGCCCGTAGACTACCAAATTCTTTTGGATATGAATTAATTATTTTCCCAAATAAAAAAAACGAAGTTCCCCTAAACACCAGTACCGACATGATCAAATATATAAATAAAATAATAGAACAAATAATATTACTAGCTCCCGACCAATACATGTGGCTACATCGTAGATTTAAAACGCGACCACCTGGAGAACCATACTTATACTAATAGTATAATACACGACCCGTTACTATTAATACAGTTATTATTCAATTATTCAAATACATAACGCGCCCATTGTTTAACAAAAACAATTTATAAACTTATTATAATACAATATTGTATTGTATTTTTGTTATTTCACTCTGTAAATTTACATAAAACAATTTATTGTATAATTTTTAATACCCAACATCCGTGCTAAATTAAAACAACAATTAATATTGTTATATAGTTTATTAATAAAATAAACTTATTTTAAATGCATAAACCATGCCCTAATTTAGGATTAAGCATAACTTTATATTATATAAAGCATAATAAAATTATTTAAGTAATATACGAAAATACAAATTAAAAATATATATATACTCTATATAACACTAATTATAATAATTAATATTATATGTAGTTATCCTTCATATATAATTACTTATAGGTAACCTAAAAATAATGATAGATTCATCGAAAAAATATAATAATTTCTATTTAAAAATAACCAATTTTCCCAGAATGCTTTGCGAACAAATTTACAGAAGATATAATAAATAATATATTAACGTCACCAAACCAAGATTAGTATATCTTTCAAGACCAAAAAATACAATTAACTATTCCACGTCAATTAAGTGATTCTGCCTAACACACCACACATAGATATTATTAATAATACTTAAAATACGATTAATCATACTTTTATCCTAAAACAGATCATTCCATTATAGTATTACCCATAACAATCGGTACGATTAAAAATCGTACCGATTGTATTGTCACACCTTAATAAAACATAAACAATCCAGTTGGATGCTCATTAAAATATGCGTAATGAATATCTAAAACATAAAAAATATTGACTAAAATATTTTCATTAGCACCTAATAAATTCCATGGGCTGATATATATATTGTATTGTGCCTACACAATAATTTTGCTATTCACAAAACTAATTGTAGTTTTAGAATTAGACCAAGAGTTATAAGAGAGTGTATCAAATTACATCCAAAGAACATCAAATTATTTTTAATATTAATAAAATTAGAACAAAAGTGCGATTTATCAATGCACCTATGATACCTATTATCATATAATTAAATCAGATGACATATAATATCTAGAAATCCACAGTTCTTATCTTATACAAAACACAAATATTTTTTCAAATGAAAGAATAAAAAAATACTTAAAAAATAAAATCAACTGTACAAGTTGGTACACACATCAACTATAATAATATATTTAAAAAATGCACAACAACGTTCTGGAATCCTGTCAACATTACTTCAAAAAACTTAGAAAAATA
This sequence is a window from Candidatus Blochmannia ocreatus. Protein-coding genes within it:
- the fabG gene encoding 3-oxoacyl-ACP reductase FabG; translation: MNFSDKIVLVTGARRGIGRAIIEMFAEHGATVVGTATNASGVEDINIFLGKNGKGIRLDVTEQYSINTGLEQIYREFGSVDILINNAGITKDNLLLHMKDDEWHSVIDVNLIAAYRMSKAVIKSMIKKRYGRIISISSVVGFTGNSGQVNYSAAKSGLIGFTRSLAREIASRGITVNLVAPGFICTDMVNKLTDKQKNDILLKIPVKKFGDPQDVAFTVIFFASDAAKYITGQTIHINGGMYMG
- the lpxL gene encoding LpxL/LpxP family Kdo(2)-lipid IV(A) lauroyl/palmitoleoyl acyltransferase, yielding MHKIPKFHYYFLHPKFWLIWIGIGILYVIVSLPYSVIYYLGIRLGRMTKYFLLHRMHIIKRNLDLCFPNLSTKEKKDLFNKNCESIGMGVLETGMAWFWSEHRIKRWFKIKGLKNITQARKNKTGILLIGIHFLTLELGARILGTLNPGIGVYRPNDNPLLDWIQTKGRLRSNKKMLICTNVTGMIKALKNGEIVWYAPDHDYGRKNSVFVPLFAVPKAASTIGTYILTKIAKPALIPFIARRLPNSFGYELIIFPNKKNEVPLNTSTDMIKYINKIIEQIILLAPDQYMWLHRRFKTRPPGEPYLY
- the rpmF gene encoding 50S ribosomal protein L32; amino-acid sequence: MAVQKNKSTRATRGKRRAHHALKLASISVDCVSGKTHKRHHISCDGFYRGKKVMEK
- a CDS encoding beta-ketoacyl-ACP synthase III; the encoded protein is MFTRIFGTGSYLPKYIRSNALLEKMINTSHEWIVARTGIQERHISNANETVAKMGYFAAKKALEMSCLHAEKVGIIIVATTTSSHAFPSSACQIQRDLRIKDTIAFDLSAACSGFVYALDIANQYVKHGNVEYALVVGSDILSHTLDPTDRGTLILFGDGAGAVILGRSKTPGIISTHLHADGYYGNLLTLSNYNRYSSSMSDNYLKMSGNKVFKMAVSIVTRVINEALDVNNLCQDELDWLIPHQANLRIISAVAKKLSIDMKKVIVTLDRHGNTSAASVPLALDASVRDGRIKPDQLVLLEAFGAGFTWGSVLLRF
- the fabD gene encoding ACP S-malonyltransferase, producing MNSNTLAVIFPGQASQKVGMLKDLSLHYSIVKKIFFEASEELGYDLWRLIQYGPVSELNKTYKAQPAILTASVAVWKIWSQIGGCMPSIMAGHSLGEYTALVCSESIELRSAVKLVEMRGALMQELVPYGKGAMSVIIGLHDEIICELCNEVEKTGQVVSPAGFNAPGYVVISGDKEAVDSVNNLCKNAGAKHVFILPISVPSHCALMKPMIHKFSNILKNIVINPPTIPVINNTDVRIVWDPDIIRESLIRQLYTPVRWYEIIRYCMDKKKISHFVEIGPGNILTKLLKNLVSNVLSISVNSMCSLKKSIKLIVDM
- the plsX gene encoding phosphate acyltransferase PlsX; its protein translation is MGGDFGPTVTVPAALEALSLHPTLKLLLVGTPAVIMPILSEYNKLSRINRLTVVPTDSVISSNIRPGHAIRISRNTSMRVALELISSGHADACVSAGNTGALMGLSKLILKSIDGIERPALTTLLPYSETGKTVILDLGANIVCNGEMLVQFAIMGSVLSEQILGINNPRVALLNIGSEETKGLDNIRYASKILHNIPLIRYIGYIEANDLLMGKSDVLVCDGFSGNITLKTMEGVIRIILSTMKLSGKQYNKLRWFTKLIRFLLNKYFFNKFSRLHPDWYNGAHLVGLKSTVIKSHGAANRRAFVSAIKQAIHSIECRVPEKIFTRLRTVLSKKDS
- the rluC gene encoding 23S rRNA pseudouridine(955/2504/2580) synthase RluC, yielding MKESNIHAQFIKISVNFVGQRVDNFLLCYLKTVPKSMIYRIIRTGVVRVNKKRIKFYYKLRIGDILKIPIIKNININKCNIQSLEEIKFLESFIIYEDDCFLAINKPAGIAVHGGSGLKFGVIEGLRMLRPRAQFLELVHRLDRETSGVLLVAKNRTFLLYLNEQLRLKNIEKKYLALVHGVWDASLGTVSKSLLKTNVFYTSNKKIMRVVSRNGKIATTHFQIIEKYANTATYLDIRPITGRTHQIRVHAQYAQHPIIGDKIYGNYEFDIKFKQFGFNRLFLHAYMLCFIHPYTKKFFFVQASLDQLFYDCLFFLRNLATTRYISALKVLEKL
- the rne gene encoding ribonuclease E, encoding MKRMLINATQHEELRVALVDGQKLYDLDIETIGHEQKKSNIYKGIITRIEPSLEAAFVDYGVEKHGFLPVKEIAREYFNNISCSYNKNNIKEILYEGQELIVQIDKEERGNKGAALTTFISLAGSYLVLMPNNPKAGGISRRIEGNDRIELKEILSTLELPEGMSLIIRTAGMGKSTEALEWDLTSRLKHWQTIKNTAATKLAPFLIHQDNNVIVRAFRDYLRPDIGEILIDNPKILKLAKEHMNSLGRPDFAKKIKLYNGDIPLFSHYQIESQIESAFQREVRLPSGGSIVIDTTEALTAIDINSSRSTKGIDIEDTAFNTNLEAADEIARQLRLRDVGGLVVIDFIDMTLIKHQKEITNNLKLAVHQDRARIQIGRISKFGLLELSRQRLSPSLGESSYYVCPRCNGMGNIRDNESLSLSILRLIEEESLKDNTYEVHAIVPIAIASYLLNEKRKAINDIEQRQKGVRAIIVPNEYMHTPNYEVRRIRKGETITNKPSYLLAKTFQYNDQILIQSSSTTIQNNKATSTNPDNILSLKQSKNSTLSRVIYIMIYNILYYNKLLYLSYYKYISKNFWFNILNSWYIFFNKLIKNFNILKKYFFKTIKKNTKSTLKYFFYKKSAFQTLDNIHHYDQVIHAIKNNTIQHKTYNIKNFININNQKNNTMYLAYNCKRRDKTHLMSCPLYSKNIIHKKNNKTLTNIKKYNKQYQYTEHHKNLKKTCSTQYNIYLKYNNSKHSRTPAPGYTTEKKSIMHIQQPHKIKKLSKNINLFSKKLIDLSKKNNIKANNNNIVMPSHFKLKPLDITSNTHQKNIIHNNNSHTNNNNRYYNKTIFHQLKNNTHTPTIMRYFRINYKNQLHQHKDKQYFKIKKHNK
- the acpP gene encoding acyl carrier protein; its protein translation is MSTIEEKVKKIVAEQLGVKIEEVVNHASFVNDLGADSLDTVELVMALEEEFDIEISDEAAEKITTVQAAIDFISNNDQNNVITD